Proteins from a genomic interval of Drosophila melanogaster chromosome 2R:
- the RpL12 gene encoding ribosomal protein L12, isoform C — MPPKFDPTEVKLVYLRCVGGEVGATSSLAPKIGPLGLSPKKIGDDIAKATSDWKGLKITVCLTIQNRQAAISVVPSAASLIIKALKEPPRDRKKQKNIKHSGNIGFEDILAIARVMRPRSMARELKGTCKEVLGTAQSVGCTVDGKHPHDVIDELNEGSIEVPAE; from the exons ATGCCTCCCAAATTCGACCCAACGGAAGTTAAATTGG TGTACCTGCGTTGCGTGGGCGGAGAAGTCGGTGCCACATCCTCCCTGGCCCCAAAGATCGGTCCCCTCGGTCTG TCGCCCAAGAAAATCGGTGATGACATCGCCAAGGCCACCTCCGACTGGAAGGGTCTGAAGATCACCGTCTGCCTGACCATCCAGAACCGACAGGCCGCCATCTCCGTGGTTCCCTCCGCCGCCTCGCTGATCATCAAGGCTCTGAAGGAACCCCCACGTGACCGCAAGAAGCAGAAGAACA TCAAGCACAGTGGAAACATTGGCTTCGAAGACATTCTGGCCATCGCCCGCGTGATGAGGCCCAGGTCCATGGCCCGTGAGTTGAAGGGAACCTGCAAGGAAGTTCTGGGAACCGCCCAGAGCGTCGGCTGCACCGTTGACGGAAAGCACCCTCACGATGTTATTGACGAACTGAACGAGGGCTCCATTGAAGTCCCCGCGGAATAA
- the RpL39 gene encoding ribosomal protein L39 — protein MAAHKSFRIKQKLAKKLKQNRSVPQWVRLRTGNTIRYNAKRRHWRRTKLKL, from the exons ATG GCTGCACACAAGTCGTTCAGAATAAAGCAGAAGCTGGCTAAGAAGCTGAAGCAGAACAGATCCGTTCCCCAATGGGTTCGCCTACGTACTGGCAACACTATTCG TTACAACGCTAAGCGCCGTCACTGGAGGCGTACCAAGTTGAAGCTGTAA
- the Rap2l gene encoding Ras-associated protein 2-like, isoform A yields the protein MREFKVVVLGSGGVGKSALTVQFVSGCFIEKYDPTIEDFYRKEIEVDSSPCVLEILDTAGTEQFASMRDLYIKNGHGFIVMYSLTNHQTFQDISSMKNVITRVKGSQPAPILLVANKFDLDCQREVSTAEGNALAQLWDCPFIEASAKDRINVNEVFATIVREMNLTQENRQKKNYCCCTLL from the exons ATGCGCGAATTCAAAGTTGTTGTGCTCGGGTCGGGGGGAGTTGGTAAATCGGCCCTTACAGTGCAATTCGTCTCGGGATGCTTTATTGAAAAGTACGATCCCACCATCGAGGACTTCTACCGCAAGGAAATCGAG GTGGACAGCTCGCCGTGCGTCTTGGAAATATTGGACACCGCGGGCACAGAGCAATTCGCATCCATGAGAGATCTCTACATTAAAAATGGTCATGGTTTTATTGTAATGTATTCACTTACGAACCATCAAACATTTCAG GATATTTCTAGTATGAAAAATGTGATCACTCGAGTGAAAGGAAGTCAGCCAGCACCCATCCTACTAGTCGCGAACAAATTCGATTTAGATTGCCAAAGAGAGGTATCCACCGCTGAAG GTAATGCCTTGGCACAACTGTGGGACTGTCCATTTATCGAGGCATCTGCAAAGGATCGGATAAACGTAAACGAAGTATTCGCCACCATCGTTCGAGAGATGAATTTGACGCAAGAGaatcggcaaaaaaaaaattactgtTGTTGTACGCTTTTATAg
- the Rap2l gene encoding Ras-associated protein 2-like, isoform D, which yields MRDLYIKNGHGFIVMYSLTNHQTFQDISSMKNVITRVKGSQPAPILLVANKFDLDCQREVSTAEGNALAQLWDCPFIEASAKDRINVNEVFATIVREMNLTQENRQKKNYCCCTLL from the exons ATGAGAGATCTCTACATTAAAAATGGTCATGGTTTTATTGTAATGTATTCACTTACGAACCATCAAACATTTCAG GATATTTCTAGTATGAAAAATGTGATCACTCGAGTGAAAGGAAGTCAGCCAGCACCCATCCTACTAGTCGCGAACAAATTCGATTTAGATTGCCAAAGAGAGGTATCCACCGCTGAAG GTAATGCCTTGGCACAACTGTGGGACTGTCCATTTATCGAGGCATCTGCAAAGGATCGGATAAACGTAAACGAAGTATTCGCCACCATCGTTCGAGAGATGAATTTGACGCAAGAGaatcggcaaaaaaaaaattactgtTGTTGTACGCTTTTATAg
- the yki gene encoding yorkie, isoform H: MCACLIAKIILCSFRLYTISAFYMLTTMSASSNTNSLIEKEIDDEDMLSPIKSNNLVVRVNQDTDDNLQALFDSVLNPGDAKRPLQLPLRMRKLPNSFFTPPAPSHSRANSADSTYDAGSQSSINIGNKASIVQQPDGQSPIAAIPQLQIQPSPQHSRLAIHHSRARSSPASLQQNYNVRARSDAAAANNPNANPSSQQQPAGPTFPENSAQEFPSGAPASSAIDLDAMNTCMSQDIPMSMQTVHKKQRSYDVISPIQLNRQLGALPPGWEQAKTNDGQIYYLNHTTKSTQWEDPRIQYRQQQQILMAERIKQNDVLQTTKQTTTSTIANNLGPLPDGWEQAVTESGDLYFINHIDRTTSWNDPRMQSGLSVLDCPDNLVSSLQIEDNLCSNLFNDAQAIVNPPSSHKPDDLEWYKIN, from the exons ATGTGCGCGTGCCTAATCGCTAAGATAATTCTATGTAGTTTTCGTTTGTATACAATAAGTGCCTTTTATATGTTAACGACGATGTCAGCCAGCAGCAATACAAACAGCCTGATCGAGAAGGAGATCGACGACGAGGACATGCTTTCGCCGATCAAGTCCAACAACCTGGTGGTGCGGGTCAACCAGGACACGGACGACAACCTGCAGGCGCTATTCGACAGCGTCCTGAATCCGGGTGACGCCAAGCGCCCGCTGCAGCTGCCCCTGCGCATGCGGAAGCTGCCCAACTCCTTCTTCACGCCCCCGGCGCCCTCGCACTCGCGGGCCAACAGCGCCGACTCCACCTACGACGCGGGCTCCCAGTCGAGCATCAACATCGGGAACAAGGCGTCCATCGTCCAGCAGCCAGATGGCCAGTCGCCCATCGCCGCCATCCCCCAGCTCCAGATTCAGCCGTCTCCCCAGCACAGCCGCCTGGCGATACATCACTCCCGAGCCCGCAGCAGCCCCGCCTCGCTGCAGCAGAACTACAATGTGCGCGCCCGGAGcgacgcagcagcagccaacaATCCGAATGCCAATCCGAGCAGCCAACAGCAGCCCGCTGGGCCCACTTTCCCAGAGAACAGTGCCCAAGAGTTCCCCAGCGGCGCCCCGGCCAGCTCGGCCATTGATCTGGACGCCATGAACACCTGCATGTCGCAGGACATTCCCATGTCCATGCAGACAGTGCACAAGAAGCAGCGCTCCTACGACGTCATCAGCCCCATTCAGTTGAACCGCCAACTAGGCGCCTTGCCGCCGGGATGGGAGCAAGCCAAGACCAATGATGGCCAGATCTACTACTTGAA TCATACTACAAAATCTACGCAGTGGGAGGATCCCAGAATCCAATatcgccagcagcagcaaatctTGATGGCCGAGCGAATAAAGCAGAATG ATGTTTTGCAAACTACAAAACAAACTACCACATCGACCATTGCTAACAATTTGGGTCCACTGCCGGATGGTTGGGAGCAGGCAGTTACCGAGTCCGGAGATCTTTACTTTATAAATCACATTGATCGAACGACTTCATGGAATGATCCCAGAATGC AATCTGGGCTTAGCGTGCTCGACTGCCCAGATAACTTAGTGTCTTCCCTCCAG ATTGAGGATAATCTTTGCAGTAACTTGTTCAATGACGCACAGGCCATTGTAAATCCGCCGTCTTCCCACAAACCTGACGATTTGGAATggtataaaattaattaa
- the yki gene encoding yorkie, isoform G, with amino-acid sequence MLTTMSASSNTNSLIEKEIDDEDMLSPIKSNNLVVRVNQDTDDNLQALFDSVLNPGDAKRPLQLPLRMRKLPNSFFTPPAPSHSRANSADSTYDAGSQSSINIGNKASIVQQPDGQSPIAAIPQLQIQPSPQHSRLAIHHSRARSSPASLQQNYNVRARSDAAAANNPNANPSSQQQPAGPTFPENSAQEFPSGAPASSAIDLDAMNTCMSQDIPMSMQTVHKKQRSYDVISPIQLNRQLGALPPGWEQAKTNDGQIYYLNHTTKSTQWEDPRIQYRQQQQILMAERIKQNDVLQTTKQTTTSTIANNLGPLPDGWEQAVTESGDLYFINHIDRTTSWNDPRMQSGLSVLDCPDNLVSSLQIEDNLCSNLFNDAQAIVNPPSSHKPDDLEWYKIN; translated from the exons ATGTTAACGACGATGTCAGCCAGCAGCAATACAAACAGCCTGATCGAGAAGGAGATCGACGACGAGGACATGCTTTCGCCGATCAAGTCCAACAACCTGGTGGTGCGGGTCAACCAGGACACGGACGACAACCTGCAGGCGCTATTCGACAGCGTCCTGAATCCGGGTGACGCCAAGCGCCCGCTGCAGCTGCCCCTGCGCATGCGGAAGCTGCCCAACTCCTTCTTCACGCCCCCGGCGCCCTCGCACTCGCGGGCCAACAGCGCCGACTCCACCTACGACGCGGGCTCCCAGTCGAGCATCAACATCGGGAACAAGGCGTCCATCGTCCAGCAGCCAGATGGCCAGTCGCCCATCGCCGCCATCCCCCAGCTCCAGATTCAGCCGTCTCCCCAGCACAGCCGCCTGGCGATACATCACTCCCGAGCCCGCAGCAGCCCCGCCTCGCTGCAGCAGAACTACAATGTGCGCGCCCGGAGcgacgcagcagcagccaacaATCCGAATGCCAATCCGAGCAGCCAACAGCAGCCCGCTGGGCCCACTTTCCCAGAGAACAGTGCCCAAGAGTTCCCCAGCGGCGCCCCGGCCAGCTCGGCCATTGATCTGGACGCCATGAACACCTGCATGTCGCAGGACATTCCCATGTCCATGCAGACAGTGCACAAGAAGCAGCGCTCCTACGACGTCATCAGCCCCATTCAGTTGAACCGCCAACTAGGCGCCTTGCCGCCGGGATGGGAGCAAGCCAAGACCAATGATGGCCAGATCTACTACTTGAA TCATACTACAAAATCTACGCAGTGGGAGGATCCCAGAATCCAATatcgccagcagcagcaaatctTGATGGCCGAGCGAATAAAGCAGAATG ATGTTTTGCAAACTACAAAACAAACTACCACATCGACCATTGCTAACAATTTGGGTCCACTGCCGGATGGTTGGGAGCAGGCAGTTACCGAGTCCGGAGATCTTTACTTTATAAATCACATTGATCGAACGACTTCATGGAATGATCCCAGAATGC AATCTGGGCTTAGCGTGCTCGACTGCCCAGATAACTTAGTGTCTTCCCTCCAG ATTGAGGATAATCTTTGCAGTAACTTGTTCAATGACGCACAGGCCATTGTAAATCCGCCGTCTTCCCACAAACCTGACGATTTGGAATggtataaaattaattaa
- the yki gene encoding yorkie, isoform D produces the protein MLTTMSASSNTNSLIEKEIDDEDMLSPIKSNNLVVRVNQDTDDNLQALFDSVLNPGDAKRPLQLPLRMRKLPNSFFTPPAPSHSRANSADSTYDAGSQSSINIGNKASIVQQPDGQSPIAAIPQLQIQPSPQHSRLAIHHSRARSSPASLQQNYNVRARSDAAAANNPNANPSSQQQPAGPTFPENSAQEFPSGAPASSAIDLDAMNTCMSQDIPMSMQTVHKKQRSYDVISPIQLNRQLGALPPGWEQAKTNDGQIYYLNHTTKSTQWEDPRIQYRQQQQILMAERIKQNESGLSVLDCPDNLVSSLQIEDNLCSNLFNDAQAIVNPPSSHKPDDLEWYKIN, from the exons ATGTTAACGACGATGTCAGCCAGCAGCAATACAAACAGCCTGATCGAGAAGGAGATCGACGACGAGGACATGCTTTCGCCGATCAAGTCCAACAACCTGGTGGTGCGGGTCAACCAGGACACGGACGACAACCTGCAGGCGCTATTCGACAGCGTCCTGAATCCGGGTGACGCCAAGCGCCCGCTGCAGCTGCCCCTGCGCATGCGGAAGCTGCCCAACTCCTTCTTCACGCCCCCGGCGCCCTCGCACTCGCGGGCCAACAGCGCCGACTCCACCTACGACGCGGGCTCCCAGTCGAGCATCAACATCGGGAACAAGGCGTCCATCGTCCAGCAGCCAGATGGCCAGTCGCCCATCGCCGCCATCCCCCAGCTCCAGATTCAGCCGTCTCCCCAGCACAGCCGCCTGGCGATACATCACTCCCGAGCCCGCAGCAGCCCCGCCTCGCTGCAGCAGAACTACAATGTGCGCGCCCGGAGcgacgcagcagcagccaacaATCCGAATGCCAATCCGAGCAGCCAACAGCAGCCCGCTGGGCCCACTTTCCCAGAGAACAGTGCCCAAGAGTTCCCCAGCGGCGCCCCGGCCAGCTCGGCCATTGATCTGGACGCCATGAACACCTGCATGTCGCAGGACATTCCCATGTCCATGCAGACAGTGCACAAGAAGCAGCGCTCCTACGACGTCATCAGCCCCATTCAGTTGAACCGCCAACTAGGCGCCTTGCCGCCGGGATGGGAGCAAGCCAAGACCAATGATGGCCAGATCTACTACTTGAA TCATACTACAAAATCTACGCAGTGGGAGGATCCCAGAATCCAATatcgccagcagcagcaaatctTGATGGCCGAGCGAATAAAGCAGAATG AATCTGGGCTTAGCGTGCTCGACTGCCCAGATAACTTAGTGTCTTCCCTCCAG ATTGAGGATAATCTTTGCAGTAACTTGTTCAATGACGCACAGGCCATTGTAAATCCGCCGTCTTCCCACAAACCTGACGATTTGGAATggtataaaattaattaa